In Beijerinckia indica subsp. indica ATCC 9039, the genomic window TGGACGCCCACGCGTCCTGCTCCCCAGATGGAGATCGCTGCATCTGTGACTTCCAGAAGCAGCCGAGCCCGGTTCTCGAGGGAACCACCATAAAGATCGGTGCGATGATTGGTGCTGTCCTGCAGGAACTGATCCAGCAGATATCCATTGGCTCCATGGATTTCCACGCCGTCGAACCCTGCGGCCTTTGCATTCGCCGCGCCGCGCCGGAAGGCTTCCACGATTCCGGGGATCTCGTCTGTCTCCAATGCGCGCGGAGTCACGAATGACCGCTCGGGACGCAACAGGCTGACGTGGCCCTGGGCCGCGATGGCACTGGGCGCGACGGGGAGTTGACCATCCAAAAAGAAAGGATCGGAAATGCGTCCGACATGCCAGAGTTGCTGGAAGATCCGACCACCGGCCTCATGCACGGCCTGCGTGACATGCTTCCAGCCTTCGACCTGCGCCTCTGCCCAAATGCCTGGCACACCTTCATAGCCAATGCCTTGTGGTGTGACGGGTGTCGCTTCGGACAGGATCAGTCCGGCCGAGGCGCGTTGCGTGTAATATTCGGTCATCAGCCCGTTTGGGATATGTGTCTCTCCCGCGCGCAGGCGCGTCAGTGGCGCCATGACCACCCGATTGGGCAGTTTCAGATCGCCAATGGTCAAGGGATCAAAAAGCGTCGGCATGTGAAATCTCCTGGGAAAGAAGAAGGGTTGGACTTCGCGGCGAGGCTGGCCTCGTGTTTGGGGGCAAGCTGGTTGGGAAAGGTTGTTTTGCCGGTTGTATTAGACCAGTCGTCTATAGAGAAATCATGAAGGGGACCTCTGGTATAGGCTACGTCTTTCCCCGGCTTAGGACGCTGGAAGGTTGAGCAATTTGCGGGTTGTGATCATGGCCTCTTCGAAAGGCCGAGGATCACGGGTGAACTTGGCCAGCAGGCTGGCGCCCAGCCAGAGCTGGTAAAGGGTCATCGCCATGTGCTGGGAATCTCCAAGATCTGGCAGTGACCCATCCGCGCGCGCCTCCTCCATGCAGCGCGCCAGACGCCGCACGATTTGCATCGTGCCGTCCTGAAGAATTGTGCGCATAGGCTCGGAGAGGTCGCAGACCTCCGCCCCGAGCTTGACGGCAAGACATTGCGCCTGCGTCTCGCTGCTTGCCTGGGAGTTGAGCCAGTTCTGCCAATAGCGCATCAGCCGGTCGGCAGCCGTGCCCCCGGGCTGCGTCAAAAGGGTGTCGATCTGAGCCAGAGAGGATGTGAAATATTGCTCCAGAAGCGCTTCACCGAACGCCTCTTTGGATGGGAAATAATGATAAAATGATCCTTTGGGCACTCCGGCTGCCGCTAGGATCTCGTTCAGACCAACGGCGGAAAACCCCTTGCCGCTCAAAATAGGCCGGGCGATTTCCAGAATATGTTGTCGGACATCGGTATGGACAGGCGTTGCGTTCATGGGCCTCTTTCTAGACCAAATTAGACCGGTCGTCTAGTAGTTGGGTTTTTCAGAACGCGTTCCCCTTGGAGTTTAGTCCGGCCATGAGCCGGTGCTGGATAAGGCGGCGGACCGTCGCTTCCGGCATCAAGAACGAGCTCAACGGGTGTAGTGAGCCCGAGATTTGGTGATTTCCACCATGCAATGGAAATCACCAAAACACCCATTCATGGCGCGATAGCTGTTGCGGCCTGGTCGAACGGATGCAAATCGTATCACGGAATAATTTCCAATATGATTGCTTGATCTGGCACGGAAACAGTCAGGGAGCTCACCGTTCTGCTGGTTGCGAAAGCGGTTGCTGATGCAATCGGGTTATACTGGTTGACCGTATTCATTGTATTGGCAAATTTGACTGTCACTGCCACAGAGGAATTGGTGATATCGCAGCATTGCTGCTTGAAGCTGGCAACCTCTTGCCAGAGGGCAAGATAAAACCGGCCATCCCGCTTTTGGAGAAGTGTATGATGGACTTGGCTCGGAGCGTTTATTAACGTGTAATTCAAAGCTCCCGGCGTAAAATTATGTCCAGGGTCTTTAAGAAGTGCGATCTCATTCGAGATGGCTGTGAATCCTGGTTTGGGGTTTCCATGTTGATCAAGAAGACCGAGATGCTGCTCGGACACGGGTCCCGCCGCGACAGGATCATCGATCAATTCATACGAAAAGGTTCTGACGGAGCCCGCATTAAAATATTCGAACCACAACCTGCTGAAGTATTTTCCATGGGCTCGATAGCTTATCGAGGAATTATTGACCAGTCCAGGATCTGTTGGATACCCTGTTTCTGATGTTACGAAAGGTAAGCTGCCATTCATCACAGCTTGGCCGGTTTGATAGCCGTGAATGTTATTAGAGGGAGGGCCTCCATTATAAGGATAGGAGTGGTCATTCCCGTAAGTCTCATACTGAGGGCTATAAAGATTACCGATTTGAGAGGCATAGGTGCTGAGAGTCCCGTATAAACTGGGGCCTAATACCGCTACGCCACTTTTATCATATTGGACTTTGTTCCATAGAGCTTTTTGGAAAGACCGATCATTGTCGTACCAATTCCCGCCACAAGGGTTATTGCTCCCATTATATTCGTTCAATCCCTCGAAATAGTCGATATTGGTGTAAGATACCCAACTTAAATTCCCGCTTGTTCGGATGTCATTTGTAAGCGGGCATGTCGATGGAAACTCGACGAGATCAAGGCCGATGCGCGTCCCATTATAGGACCTGAGAGTGCTGATCAGCGTCGCCACATTCGTGGTCGCGGCGGTTGGCGTATTAAAGGCAGCAAAACGCACATGACGGATACCTGAACTCTTAAAAGCAGGGATGATAATATCTTTAAAATGAAGATAATAGGGCGAGTTGTAGAAGTCGAAATGGGCATTAACGCCTACTGAATCGACAAACTGATCCGCCATATGTGCTTGTTCAGCAGAGGCGGATGCATTGGCTACAAGAAGTCCCCCAAGGAGTAGGAGCTTAAAGATTGAAGGGTGCGGAGTTAAGTTTGATTTCGGAAGGTGATAGCGGCATTTTCTATATATTTTCGCGTATTTAAGCAATATAAAGTCCCCATGATGTTTAGTATTATTGATAGGCGTGTCTCGCCTATTTATTGTTGATTATGGAACGAATGATTTTTGCTAATAGAACTTGAAATGCGGCTCTATAACGATTTAAATGGGGCTATATAGCGACAAGAATAGATCGGTCGTCTAGTGTTTGGATTTCTTACAGCACAACCACACCAATCCAATCCGCGTGAACCCAACGCTTGCGTTGGGTTGCCAAGAGGTCAGGTCGGTCCTGACTGAGCGTCTGACACAGTAATAGGCGGCAAGCCTTAAGCCATGTGATTGCCTCAACGAAACTGCGCTGATTTCGACCAATACAAACAAGGCTGTTTCGTATAGATTCTTGTAAGTATCAGGCTTCGGTTTGTGACTGAAGCGCCAGGATGGGATCAGGATTTTGGGCGGAATGGGCTCGAGGGGCAACTTTTGGATCGCGCTTGCAGTGATTGGGCTGCTGGTCATCCGTATGCTGTCCTCTGGCTTGGCCCTTGGCTCTGTCATGAGTGCCGAAGCGATGTCCGGTGAAGCCGGACAGACCTTCGCCCCTGTCATTTGCTCCAGTCACAGTCACCCACCCGGCACCCCTTCGGATCAGGCGCCAATCCATTCCCATCAAACCGATTGCTGTACTGCTGAATGTCCTATGCTGGGTGGCGGCTTGCTGCCTGCCGTCTTTCTGGCACTGTGGCTCACCATTGAGCCCGTTCAAAAGCCCTTCTTTATTGTCGCGCGGGGTTTCGGAACTCTTGCTTCCGCGAGTCATTCGCCGCCGCGAACACGCGCGCCTCCTGTGAACTCTCCGGCTGAGGTGGGGTAATTTCCCCTCAACTCAGTGTGACGCGTCTCCAAGACCGTTAACGCTGGTGCGCTGTGGTAACCCAGCTGTAACGGTGATGATCCGTCACGCCTTAATCCTACAAAGGATTCGTGTCGCGGGCTGCGGCTGCCTTTGTGTTTTCCTTCAAGCTCATCCGCTTCATCGATCGTAAGCGGCGACCGCGTGCACACCCTGCATGCGCATGAACGCTCGCCGCGAGATAGGGAAGGGATTGAGTCAATTCAAATGAGACATGTATGTTTGCTCCCCTTGAGCACACTGGTGCAATTGCCAAATCGCCAGCCTCTTCACCTCGCCATAAGAGAAAAAAGCATATTACTCCCTTGATCGTGGGACTGGGACTTGTGCCAAGTTCCTGTCTGGCACAGGCGACACCATCCAATCTGCCAACCATCGAAGTCGTTGGTAAACGTGACGAGCCACCGATGAACCCTATCGACCATACAGCGATGGGGCATGAGGTGAGTGGCGAACGCCTCGCCAGCAAGAGAGTTATTTCGCCCGATACGGCACTCTTGCTGAAAGAGGTGCCGGGCATAAGCCTCGCCCAGGGAGGCGGCCTATCAAGCCTGCCGGTCATTCATGGCCTCAATGATGACCGCAATGCCATTGAGATCGGCGGCATATCGATCACTTCAGCCTGCGGCAACCATATGAATCCACCACTATCCTATATCGACCCGAGTAATATCTCTAAAATCGAAGTCCTGACGGCGCTTATTCCTGTCAGCAAAGGCGGCGATTCCATCGGTGGGTCAATCATTGTGACCCCGCGCGAGCCTATCTTTGC contains:
- a CDS encoding alkene reductase; amino-acid sequence: MPTLFDPLTIGDLKLPNRVVMAPLTRLRAGETHIPNGLMTEYYTQRASAGLILSEATPVTPQGIGYEGVPGIWAEAQVEGWKHVTQAVHEAGGRIFQQLWHVGRISDPFFLDGQLPVAPSAIAAQGHVSLLRPERSFVTPRALETDEIPGIVEAFRRGAANAKAAGFDGVEIHGANGYLLDQFLQDSTNHRTDLYGGSLENRARLLLEVTDAAISIWGAGRVGVHLAPRCDAHSMGDSNPAATFSYVATELGRRKIAFLCAREAVGPDSLGPLLKKAFGGPYIANEQFSGASAEAAVAEGWADAVAFGKSFIANPDLPERLRTHAPLNEPDPTTFYGLGAKGYVDYPALAH
- a CDS encoding TetR/AcrR family transcriptional regulator; its protein translation is MNATPVHTDVRQHILEIARPILSGKGFSAVGLNEILAAAGVPKGSFYHYFPSKEAFGEALLEQYFTSSLAQIDTLLTQPGGTAADRLMRYWQNWLNSQASSETQAQCLAVKLGAEVCDLSEPMRTILQDGTMQIVRRLARCMEEARADGSLPDLGDSQHMAMTLYQLWLGASLLAKFTRDPRPFEEAMITTRKLLNLPAS
- a CDS encoding DUF2946 family protein, giving the protein MGSRGNFWIALAVIGLLVIRMLSSGLALGSVMSAEAMSGEAGQTFAPVICSSHSHPPGTPSDQAPIHSHQTDCCTAECPMLGGGLLPAVFLALWLTIEPVQKPFFIVARGFGTLASASHSPPRTRAPPVNSPAEVG